The proteins below come from a single Triticum aestivum cultivar Chinese Spring chromosome 5D, IWGSC CS RefSeq v2.1, whole genome shotgun sequence genomic window:
- the LOC123123136 gene encoding probable inactive leucine-rich repeat receptor-like protein kinase At3g03770, protein MAAAGPSCLLALVFLAVLLPGGAPLLQASQTWTLLKVQQLLGRPPALRHWRRTTDFCGGGGTVAPSASVVCYGDTVTQLHIAGDAGGAPPLPLNFSLGALVTTLSRLPDLKVLTLSGLGLWGPLPGKLERLAGLEIVNMSRNYLYGPIPRGLSRLQGLQTLILDDNMIGGEVPGWVGTALPALAVLSLRNNSLAGTVPGSLGRAPSLRSLVLASNNLSGNLPDMRGLASLQVLDVGGNSLGPAFPRLGRKVASVVLSRNKFTGGLPAAELSSFYLLEHLDVSLNRFVGPFPPALLSLPSLQYLSIAGNRFTGALSDKVPCGDNLRLVDLSSNLLMGSVPACLRPGGKPATVVLSSENCLDRGDGSQHPSPFCQNQALAVGIVPRHNEKKKVSRHAGFIAGIVMAVLVAVSLVGAMAFFAVKKMTMEGAKTRPSATLMEDHTSTSSAYPSKLFADARYISQTVKLGALGIPPYRSFSLVELEAATNNFANSCLLGQDSYGEMYLGKLSNGASVTIRSLKVKRNQSSQSFNRHIETISRLRHRHLVSALGHCFEYDLDDSTVTQLYLVFEYVQNGNLRSRISHGTEGRKLTWGQRISAAIGVAKGIQFLHGGIIPGLFGNNLRISNILLDQNHVAKIGSYNIPILGEAAKSEGGAGSRHQTDSTMLGDKIDIFDFGVILLELVSGKPITSIYEVEIMKELLLWAMAEEDRARRRSFVDPAVSKSCSEESLRTVMEICLRCLAKEAVHRPSVEDVLWNLQFATQVQDDWEGEIRSGDGSPVSSSRTARSSRFSR, encoded by the exons ATGGCGGCGGCTGGTCCGAGCTGCTTGCTGGCGTTGGTCTTCCTGGCGGTGCTGCTCCCGGGGGGCGCGCCGCTGCTGCAGGCCTCCCAGACGTGGACTCTGCTCAAGGTGCAGCAGCTGCTGGGCCGCCCCCCGGCGCTCCGGCACTGGCGCCGCACCACCGActtctgcggcggcggcggcaccgtcgccccctccgcctccgTCGTCTGCTACGGGGACACCGTCACGCAGCTCCACATCGCCGGGGATGCGGGCGGCGCGCCGCCGCTCCCGCTTAACTTCTCCCTTGGTGCACTGGTCACCACGCTGTCCAGGCTCCCCGACCTCAAGGTGCTCACGCTCTCCGGCCTCGGCCTCTGGGGCCCCCTGCCGGGGAAGCTGGAGCGGCTCGCCGGGCTGGAGATCGTCAACATGAGCCGCAACTACCTCTACGGGCCCATCCCGAGGGGCCTCTCGCGGCTGCAGGGCCTGCAGACGCTCATCCTCGACGACAACATGATCGGCGGCGAGGTGCCGGGCTGGGTCGGCACCGCGCTGCCGGCGCTGGCCGTGCTCAGCCTGCGGAACAACTCGCTGGCCGGCACCGTGCCGGGGTCGCTTGGGAGGGCGCCGTCGCTGCGCTCGCTCGTGCTCGCCTCCAACAACCTCTCCGGGAACCTCCCCGACATGCGCGGCCTGGCGAGCCTCCAGGTGCTCGACGTCGGCGGCAACTCGCTCGGACCGGCGTTCCCGCGGCTCGGGAGGAAGGTGGCGTCGGTGGTGCTGAGCCGGAACAAGTTCACCGGGGGCCTGCCCGCCGCCGAGCTGAGCTCCTTCTACCTGCTGGAGCATCTGGACGTGTCGCTGAACCGCTTCGTCGGGCCGTTCCCGCCGGCGCTGCTGTCCCTGCCGTCGCTCCAGTACCTGAGCATCGCCGggaacaggttcaccggggcgcTGTCCGACAAGGTGCCCTGCGGCGACAACCTCCGGCTCGTCGACCTGTCGTCGAACCTCCTGATGGGGAGCGTGCCGGCCTGCTTGAGGCCGGGCGGGAAGCCGGCGACGGTGGTGCTCTCGTCGGAGAACTGTCTGGACAGGGGCGACGGCTCGCAGCACCCGTCGCCGTTCTGTCAGAACCAGGCACTGGCCGTGGGGATAGTTCCTCGTCACAATGAAAAGAAGAAAGTTAGCAGGCACGCGGGCTTCATCGCCGGCATCGTAATGGCGGTCCTCGTCGCCGTCTCGCTCGTCGGCGCCATGGCCTTCTTCGCCGTCAAGAAGATGACCATGGAAGGGGCGAAGACCAGGCCCTCGGCGACATTGATGGAGGACCATACTTCTACTTCCAGTGCCTACCCTTCCAAGCTGTTCGCCGATGCAC GTTACATATCACAGACAGTGAAGCTAGGAGCTTTGGGGATCCCACCATACAGATCATTTTCTCTGGTCGAGCTCGAGGCGGCGACGAACAACTTCGCAAACTCTTGCCTGCTCGGGCAAGATTCTTATGGCGAG ATGTATCTGGGGAAGCTAAGCAATGGTGCCTCGGTGACAATCAGGAGCCTCAAGGTTAAGAGGAACCAGAGCTCCCAAAGCTTCAACCGCCACATCGAAACGATATCTAGGCTCAGGCATCGGCACTTGGTCAGCGCCCTAGGGCATTGCTTTGAATATGATCTCGACGATTCCACCGTAACCCAACTCTACCTCGtgttcgagtatgtgcaaaacggGAACTTGAGGAGCAGGATTTCAC ACGGAACCGAAGGACGGAAGCTTACCTGGGGGCAGAGGATATCGGCCGCCATTGGTGTCGCGAAGGGCATCCAGTTCCTGCATGGAGGGATCATACCTGGTCTATTCGGGAATAATCTGAGGATCAGCAACATTCTTCTAGACCAGAACCATGTCGCCAAAATCGGCAGCTACAATATCCCAATCCTAGGAGAGGCTGCAAAATCTGAG GGAGGGGCTGGAAGCAGGCACCAAACTGATAG CACGATGCTCGGCGACAAGATCGATATATTTGATTTCGGGGTGATCCTGCTTGAGCTTGTGTCTGGAAAGCCGATCACATCCATATACGAGGTGGAGATAATGAAGGAACTG CTGCTGTGGGCAATGGCCGAGGAGGACAGGGCCAGGAGGAGGAGCTTCGTGGACCCTGCGGTGAGCAAGAGCTGTTCAGAGGAATCACTGAGGACCGTCATGGAGATCTGCCTGAGGTGCCTGGCCAAGGAGGCGGTGCACCGGCCGTCGGTCGAGGACGTGCTCTGGAACCTCCAGTTCGCCACCCAGGTGCAGGACGACTGGGAGGGGGAGATCCGGAGCGGCGACGGCTCCCCGGTGTCGTCGTCCCGGACCGCCAGGTCCTCCAGATTCAGCAGATAG
- the LOC543219 gene encoding ubiquitin-conjugating enzyme E2 2, translating into MSTPARKRLMRDFKRLQQDPPAGISGAPHDNNITLWNAVIFGPDDTPWDGGTFKLTLQFTEDYPNKPPTVRFVSRMFHPNIYADGSICLDILQNQWSPIYDVAAILTSIQSLLCDPNPNSPANSEAARMYSENKREYNRKVREVVEQSWTAD; encoded by the exons ATGTCGACGCCGGCGAGGAAGCGCCTGATGCGCGACTTCAAGCGGCTGCAGCAGGACCCGcccgccggcatcagcggcgcgcCGCACGACAACAACATCACCCTCTGGAACGCCGTCATATTTGG GCCTGATGACACGCCGTGGGATGGAG GTACGTTCAAGCTGACCCTGCAATTCACAGAAGATTACCCCAACAAGCCACCAACTGTTCGGTTTGTCTCAAGGATGTTTCACCCAAACA TTTATGCAGATGGAAGCATCTGCTTGGACATCCTACAGAACCAGTGGAGCCCTATATATGATGTTGCAGCAATATTGACCTCTATCCAG TCCCTGCTGTGCGACCCGAACCCGAATTCTCCTGCGAACTCTGAAGCAGCCAGAATGTACAGCGAGAACAAGCGCGAGTACAACCGCAAGGTTCGTGAGGTCGTGGAGCAGAGCTGGACAGCGGACTAG
- the LOC123125699 gene encoding purine permease 3, translating into MEVEIPTEHRAPKVEASAWRWRDLPGAAAKPLRDPLLAVNFLLLAVGAACGPLLLRLYFLRGGSRKWLSSLLQTAGWPLLLVPLCFSFSSRRRRSRRSRQGEDATASGGVFLMTPRLLAASAVVGLMTGADNFLYAYGQAYLPVSTSSILISTQLAFTAAFALLLVRQRFTGSTVNAIVLLSVGAAMLGMGSGGDRPAGVSGAQYAAGFGMALGAAALYGLVLPVMELSQAWHAARAGAAALTYTLVVEIQVIIGVTATAFCAVGMLANNDFQAIPGEARQSELGQAGYYLLLVGTAAVYQCFCLGIIGAIYYGSALLAGVIITVLLPVTEVLAVVFFHEPFSGTKGVALGLSLWGLASYFYGEVRNKAPEAEHRTSLCVDRDCEN; encoded by the exons ATGGAGGTCGAAATCCCGACCGAGCACCGCGCGCCCAAGGTTGAAGCTAGCGCGTGGCGATGGCGTGATCTCCCGGGCGCCGCCGCCAAGCCGCTCCGGGACCCACTCCTCGCCGTCAACTTCCTGCTCCTGGCCGTCGGCGCGGCCTGCGgcccgctcctcctccgcctctacTTCCTGCGCGGCGGCTCCCGCAAGTGGCTCTCCAGCCTGCTCCAGACCGCCGGCTGGCCGCTCCTCCTCGTGccgctctgcttctccttctcctcccgccgccgccgcagccgcaggaGCCGCCAGGGCGAGGACGCCACGGCCAGCGGCGGCGTCTTCCTCATGACGCCCCGCCTCCTGGCCGCGTCCGCCGTCGTCGGCCTCATGACCGGCGCCGACAACTTCCTCTACGCCTACGGCCAGGCCTACCTCCCCGTGTCCACCTCCTCCATCCTCATCTCCACGCAGCTCGCCTTCACGGCCGCCTTCGCGCTGCTGCTCGTGCGCCAGCGCTTCACCGGCTCCACGGTCAACGCCATCGTGCTGCTCAGCGTCGGCGCCGCCATGCTCGGGATGGGCTCCGGCGGGGACCGGCCGGCGGGGGTGTCGGGCGCGCAGTACGCCGCCGGGTTCGGCATGGCGCTGGGCGCCGCGGCGCTCTACGGCCTCGTGCTGCCCGTCATGGAGCTCAGCCAGGCGTGGCACGCGGCGCGCGCCGGCGCCGCGGCCCTCACCTACACGCTCGTCGTTGAGATTCAGGTCATCATCGGCGTCACCGCCACGGCGTTCTGCGCCGTCGGCATGCTGGCGAACAACGATTTCCAG GCAATCCCAGGAGAAGCCCGGCAGTCCGAACTCGGCCAGGCGGGCTACTACCTGCTGCTGGTCGGCACAGCCGCCGTGTACCAGTGCTTCTGCCTCGGCATAATCGGCGCCATCTACTATGGCTCGGCGCTGCTCGCCGGAGTCATCATCACCGTGCTCCTCCCGGTGACCGAGGTCCTGGCCGTCGTCTTCTTCCATGAACCCTTCAGCGGCACCAAGGGCGTCGCCCTCGGGCTGTCGCTCTGGGGCCTCGCCTCCTATTTCTACGGCGAGGTGCGGAACAAGGCCCCGGAGGCAGAGCACCGGACAAGTCTGTGTGTGGATCGTGACTGCGAAAATTAG